The Crocinitomicaceae bacterium genome includes a region encoding these proteins:
- a CDS encoding outer membrane protein transport protein, with translation MKKLLSCIMLTFGASQLFAGGFQLNVQSARSLGLGGANTGFSWGTESVFFNPGGMCNLKGHNFTFGGSYIMPLVSLQTPSTDNINQTSPNSTPIHFYYGGEIIENLYAGLSINNQFGSSSSFDDDWEGRFIVQNISLKTFTFQPTVAYKIHDYISIGAGFMYTTGNFAIEKAVPVGSTEFDYGKAKLSGKGTTYGFNVGIFSTLLDNDHYRITFGASYRSGQTLSLKSGQAEFSDIPVSLQGTFPTSTAFTGELKLPSVITTGISAQYKINDKNKLTLVYDFNYTGWSSYDTLAFDFDNTDTPDSKTTKAWKNTPTHRFGLEYALNDMFFFRLGGYYDITPIQDGFVSPELPDQTQFVPTFGFGMMIKDHVGFDIAWIHQDAERESDLTDAGFTAKYHRVADVITFSATIKF, from the coding sequence ATGAAAAAATTATTAAGTTGTATTATGCTCACCTTCGGAGCCAGTCAGCTATTTGCCGGCGGTTTCCAGCTCAATGTTCAAAGCGCAAGATCACTAGGTTTGGGAGGTGCTAACACTGGGTTCTCGTGGGGAACAGAATCAGTATTTTTCAATCCCGGCGGAATGTGCAATCTCAAAGGGCATAATTTTACTTTTGGCGGCTCCTATATTATGCCTCTGGTTTCTTTACAAACTCCATCAACTGACAATATCAATCAAACCTCACCTAATTCTACCCCCATTCACTTTTATTATGGCGGAGAAATCATAGAAAATTTATACGCCGGTCTGAGCATCAACAATCAATTTGGCTCTTCATCATCTTTTGATGACGACTGGGAAGGACGATTTATTGTACAAAATATCTCATTGAAAACATTCACGTTTCAACCAACAGTAGCTTATAAAATTCATGACTACATCAGCATTGGCGCCGGCTTTATGTACACCACCGGAAATTTTGCGATTGAAAAAGCTGTACCCGTTGGTTCAACAGAATTTGATTACGGAAAAGCAAAATTATCAGGGAAAGGCACAACGTACGGATTCAATGTAGGTATCTTTTCAACCCTGCTTGACAATGATCATTACCGCATTACATTTGGCGCCTCATACCGCAGTGGACAAACCCTTTCACTAAAAAGTGGTCAAGCAGAATTTTCTGATATTCCGGTTTCATTACAAGGCACTTTCCCAACATCAACTGCTTTTACCGGTGAGTTGAAATTACCATCTGTAATCACAACAGGAATATCTGCACAATATAAAATCAATGATAAAAATAAACTAACTCTGGTGTATGATTTTAATTACACCGGATGGTCATCTTATGATACGCTTGCATTTGATTTTGACAATACAGACACGCCTGATTCAAAAACTACCAAAGCATGGAAAAATACACCAACACATCGTTTTGGACTTGAATACGCGTTGAATGACATGTTCTTTTTTCGCCTAGGTGGATACTACGATATCACTCCAATTCAAGATGGGTTCGTGAGTCCTGAACTGCCTGATCAAACTCAATTTGTACCAACTTTTGGATTTGGAATGATGATTAAAGATCACGTTGGTTTTGACATTGCATGGATACATCAGGATGCTGAGCGCGAATCAGATTTAACTGATGCAGGATTTACAGCAAAATATCACCGCGTTGCAGATGTAATAACTTTTAGTGCAACTATAAAATTTTAA
- a CDS encoding agmatinase family protein: MSNEFNPNSAALESAGIFGLPFSADESQIIIIPVPWEVTVSYGGGTAAGPQAVFDASMQVDLYHHDFPELWKKGIYMDEIPQDLITLSESLRPEAEKIIEAIGKGIDVENDPSLKISYKVVNIGCEKMISWVKERSAYWKEKGKTVGLIGGDHSTPLGYLQYLGEKNSEFGVLVLDAHYDLRKAYEGFTYSHASIFYNALQLVPQIKKLVQVGIRDYCEEEKNYALSQGNRVFTYFDREVRKSIFKGKNWDQLCHEIVAQLPQKVFVSVDIDGFDPKLCPNTGTPVAGGLEYEEGMHLFNVLKESGKEIIGFDLNEVAPGESDWNGNVGARVLFHLCGLAAK; this comes from the coding sequence ATGTCAAACGAATTTAATCCTAACTCAGCGGCACTAGAATCTGCCGGTATTTTTGGTTTGCCTTTTTCGGCAGACGAATCTCAAATCATTATCATTCCCGTTCCGTGGGAAGTTACGGTAAGCTATGGAGGCGGAACAGCAGCCGGACCGCAAGCAGTATTTGATGCATCCATGCAAGTAGATTTATATCATCATGATTTTCCTGAATTATGGAAAAAAGGAATTTACATGGATGAAATTCCGCAAGACTTGATCACATTGAGTGAGTCACTTCGCCCTGAAGCTGAAAAAATAATTGAGGCCATTGGAAAAGGAATAGATGTTGAAAATGATCCCTCATTAAAAATTTCATACAAAGTGGTGAATATCGGATGTGAGAAAATGATTAGCTGGGTGAAAGAGCGTTCTGCCTATTGGAAAGAAAAAGGAAAAACAGTTGGCTTAATAGGTGGCGATCACAGCACACCACTCGGTTACTTGCAATATCTGGGAGAAAAAAACAGCGAATTTGGTGTACTGGTTTTAGATGCACATTATGATTTGCGCAAAGCTTACGAAGGCTTCACGTATTCACACGCTTCTATCTTTTACAATGCGTTGCAATTGGTTCCGCAAATAAAAAAATTAGTTCAGGTTGGCATCCGTGATTATTGTGAAGAAGAAAAAAACTATGCACTCAGTCAGGGAAACAGAGTTTTCACTTACTTTGATCGTGAAGTGAGAAAAAGTATTTTCAAAGGAAAAAATTGGGATCAATTATGTCATGAAATTGTTGCACAATTGCCTCAGAAAGTATTTGTTTCAGTAGACATTGACGGCTTTGATCCAAAACTTTGTCCAAATACCGGAACACCGGTTGCCGGCGGTTTGGAGTATGAAGAAGGCATGCATCTCTTCAATGTTTTAAAAGAGAGCGGTAAAGAAATTATTGGTTTTGATTTGAATGAAGTTGCCCCCGGAGAAAGTGATTGGAATGGAAATGTAGGTGCTCGTGTACTTTTTCACTTATGCGGTTTGGCAGCAAAATAA
- a CDS encoding CoA-binding protein, protein MIPSTRKVLVLGASTNPERYSNKAIHLLLDCGFEVFAIGNKTGQVRGVEISKEKIYPTSMDTVTLYLSAKNQTEWMDYIMSLKPIRVVFNPGAENPAFEKLLREHQIQTEEACTLVMLRLGVF, encoded by the coding sequence ATGATTCCATCAACAAGAAAAGTCCTCGTACTGGGCGCAAGCACAAATCCTGAAAGATATTCCAATAAGGCCATTCACTTATTACTTGATTGCGGATTTGAAGTATTTGCCATTGGTAATAAAACCGGGCAGGTGAGAGGAGTAGAAATTTCAAAGGAAAAAATTTATCCAACATCAATGGATACAGTTACTTTATATCTCAGCGCAAAAAATCAAACGGAGTGGATGGATTATATTATGTCACTCAAACCGATCAGAGTAGTTTTCAATCCGGGAGCTGAAAATCCTGCTTTTGAAAAATTACTCAGAGAGCATCAAATTCAAACAGAAGAGGCGTGTACATTGGTAATGCTTCGGTTGGGGGTGTTTTGA
- a CDS encoding DUF998 domain-containing protein: MDYLKSNYNIISTIMFLLAIVLAHIFATNNYDWTKNTISDLGSQGYDRKYIMQFGFLAFGLTLSAGILFNGLTWRTAPLLFYGLCIALTGVFCSKPFSDLDTYSETQSTIHSILAQSAGVAFSVGILTQIIFSADNNLKYVHLTFFILVIALSASFGLFKNYQGISQRFLYLISFIWLIKYYKP, translated from the coding sequence ATGGATTATTTAAAAAGCAATTACAATATCATCTCAACAATAATGTTCTTGTTGGCAATTGTACTTGCTCACATTTTTGCAACCAATAACTACGACTGGACAAAAAATACAATCAGCGACTTGGGGTCGCAAGGTTATGACAGAAAGTATATCATGCAGTTTGGCTTTTTAGCTTTTGGACTGACATTATCAGCGGGTATTTTATTCAACGGATTGACATGGCGGACAGCCCCATTATTATTTTATGGACTTTGTATCGCCTTAACGGGTGTATTCTGTAGCAAACCATTTTCTGATCTTGATACTTATTCTGAAACACAATCAACAATCCATTCTATTCTTGCACAATCAGCCGGCGTGGCATTTAGTGTTGGCATTTTAACGCAAATAATTTTTTCGGCTGATAATAATTTAAAATATGTTCACCTTACCTTCTTTATCCTTGTAATTGCCCTTTCAGCAAGCTTTGGACTATTTAAAAATTACCAAGGAATTTCACAGCGATTTCTATATTTAATAAGTTTTATTTGGCTAATAAAATATTATAAACCTTGA
- a CDS encoding replication-associated recombination protein A: protein MSTIPLAERMRPQTLADYIGQQHILGIDSGLRKAIASGNIPSMILWGPPGVGKTTLAQIIANTVKRPFYALSAINSGVKDIREIIEKVNTAGLFGNGNAILFIDEIHRFSKSQQDSLLGAVEKGLITLIGATTENPSFEVISALLSRCQVYTLQHHTKDELIQLMQRALDQDVILSKKKIELNETSALLQISGGDARKLLNALDLVISQHDEPIVLTNEMVTKTIQENLPNYDKDGEMHYDIISAFIKSIRGSDPNAAIYWLARMIEGGEDPKFIARRLVILAAEDIGLANPNGILMANAAFQAIDVIGWPEGRIVLAQCVIYLATSPKGNAAYMAINQAQDIVRKTGNLSVPLPLRNAPTKLMKDLGYGAEYKYSHSYANNFIQQEFLPEELKGKNFYNCGSSQREKEIWQTIKNLWGDKYEADK from the coding sequence ATGAGCACCATTCCGTTAGCAGAACGAATGCGTCCGCAAACGCTTGCGGATTATATCGGTCAGCAACATATTCTTGGAATTGACAGCGGGTTGCGCAAAGCAATAGCATCCGGAAATATTCCTTCCATGATTTTATGGGGCCCACCCGGTGTAGGAAAAACAACCCTGGCACAAATTATTGCCAATACCGTTAAGCGACCTTTCTACGCACTGAGTGCAATTAATTCAGGAGTAAAAGATATTCGTGAAATCATTGAGAAGGTAAATACCGCCGGTTTATTTGGCAACGGGAATGCCATTTTATTCATTGATGAAATTCATCGGTTCAGTAAATCACAACAGGATTCATTATTGGGTGCCGTTGAAAAAGGCTTGATTACCTTGATTGGCGCAACTACTGAAAACCCATCGTTTGAAGTTATTTCAGCGCTTTTATCGAGATGCCAAGTGTATACCTTACAGCATCATACCAAAGATGAATTGATACAACTCATGCAGCGTGCATTAGATCAAGATGTGATTCTTTCCAAAAAGAAAATTGAATTGAATGAAACATCTGCCTTGCTGCAGATATCAGGTGGGGATGCCAGAAAACTATTGAACGCGCTTGACTTGGTGATATCACAGCATGATGAACCTATTGTGCTTACAAATGAAATGGTGACCAAAACCATTCAGGAAAATTTGCCGAATTATGATAAGGATGGAGAGATGCATTACGATATTATTTCTGCATTCATTAAATCTATTCGCGGTTCAGACCCTAATGCAGCCATTTATTGGTTAGCACGAATGATTGAAGGAGGTGAAGATCCAAAATTTATTGCGCGACGTCTAGTTATTCTGGCTGCTGAAGATATTGGTCTTGCTAATCCAAATGGAATTCTGATGGCCAATGCGGCGTTTCAGGCAATTGATGTGATTGGTTGGCCTGAAGGCAGAATTGTTTTGGCGCAATGTGTCATTTATTTAGCTACTTCTCCAAAAGGCAATGCAGCTTACATGGCAATCAATCAAGCACAGGATATCGTGAGAAAAACAGGAAATTTATCGGTGCCATTACCTTTGAGAAATGCGCCAACCAAGTTGATGAAAGATTTGGGTTATGGAGCAGAATACAAATACTCTCACAGCTACGCCAATAATTTTATTCAACAAGAATTTTTACCGGAAGAATTAAAAGGAAAAAATTTTTACAACTGTGGAAGCTCACAGCGCGAAAAAGAAATTTGGCAAACTATTAAAAATCTTTGGGGAGATAAGTACGAGGCTGACAAATAA
- a CDS encoding RNA pseudouridine synthase, giving the protein MSLEILYEDNHIIAVNKKGGDIVQGDKTGDRTLGDDVKAYIKEKYKKPGDVFLGTVHRIDRPTTGIVLFARTSKALERLNKMFQTKEIQKTYWAVTENPPPTQQGTLIHYLTRNEKQNKSYPHATEIKDSKKAELNYYYEGKSNHYFFIRIEPITGRHHQIRVQLSAIGCVIKGDLKYGARRSNPDGSIHLHAQKVVFIHPVSKEEIVINAPAPNEPNWNEFNRVMHQKNLN; this is encoded by the coding sequence ATGTCATTGGAAATTCTTTACGAAGACAATCACATCATAGCAGTAAATAAAAAAGGCGGTGACATTGTACAAGGAGATAAAACCGGTGACCGCACGCTGGGTGATGATGTCAAAGCCTATATCAAAGAGAAATATAAAAAGCCGGGCGATGTTTTTCTCGGCACGGTGCATCGCATTGACCGGCCAACAACAGGTATTGTTCTGTTTGCACGCACCAGTAAAGCATTGGAGCGTTTGAATAAAATGTTTCAAACCAAAGAAATTCAAAAAACTTATTGGGCTGTTACTGAAAATCCACCACCTACGCAGCAAGGAACATTGATTCATTATCTCACACGCAACGAAAAACAGAACAAAAGTTATCCGCACGCCACAGAAATAAAAGACAGTAAAAAAGCTGAGTTGAATTATTATTACGAGGGAAAATCAAATCATTACTTTTTTATTCGTATTGAACCAATCACCGGCAGACATCATCAAATTAGAGTGCAATTATCAGCCATTGGATGCGTGATAAAAGGAGATTTAAAATACGGTGCACGACGCTCAAATCCAGATGGTTCAATTCATTTGCATGCACAAAAAGTTGTATTCATTCATCCGGTTTCTAAAGAAGAAATTGTGATAAACGCCCCGGCACCTAATGAACCAAACTGGAACGAATTTAACCGCGTGATGCATCAAAAAAATCTGAATTAA
- the panB gene encoding 3-methyl-2-oxobutanoate hydroxymethyltransferase, giving the protein MSVHSDVKKVTTHTLLEMKFKGEKISMLTGYDYSMARILDEAGIDVILVGDSASNVMAGHETTLPITLDQMIYHAASVIRAINRALVVVDLPFGSYQGNSRSALDSAIRIMKEAGAHAVKLEGGREIKESVERILTAGIPVMGHLGLTPQSIYKFGTYSVRAKEEEEARVLIEDAKILEAAGCFALVLEKIPAKLAATVSQEIKIPVIGIGAGSGVDGQVLVSHDMLGINNEFNPRFLRKYNNLHNEMLKSFKQYIADVRSRNFPNENEQY; this is encoded by the coding sequence ATGTCAGTTCATAGTGATGTTAAAAAAGTGACCACGCACACCTTGCTTGAAATGAAATTCAAGGGTGAAAAAATTTCAATGCTCACAGGGTATGATTATTCCATGGCGCGCATTCTGGATGAAGCGGGTATTGATGTGATACTTGTTGGAGATTCAGCATCCAATGTGATGGCGGGTCATGAAACCACTTTGCCTATTACGCTGGATCAAATGATTTATCACGCGGCATCCGTTATCAGAGCAATTAACAGGGCACTAGTTGTGGTAGATCTTCCATTCGGATCATACCAGGGAAATTCGCGGTCAGCACTTGACAGTGCAATTCGCATCATGAAAGAAGCAGGAGCTCACGCTGTGAAATTAGAAGGCGGACGTGAAATCAAAGAATCCGTTGAGCGTATTCTTACAGCCGGTATTCCGGTAATGGGACATTTGGGATTAACGCCACAATCCATTTATAAATTTGGCACATACAGTGTTCGTGCGAAAGAGGAAGAAGAAGCGAGAGTATTAATTGAAGATGCAAAAATTTTAGAGGCAGCCGGATGTTTTGCCTTGGTGCTTGAAAAAATTCCTGCAAAACTTGCAGCTACTGTCTCACAGGAAATTAAAATTCCCGTGATTGGTATTGGTGCAGGTTCAGGTGTTGATGGTCAGGTATTGGTAAGTCATGATATGCTTGGTATCAACAATGAATTCAATCCCCGATTTTTGCGCAAATACAATAATCTGCACAATGAAATGCTCAAATCATTCAAACAATATATTGCAGATGTGCGCAGCCGTAATTTTCCAAATGAGAACGAACAGTATTAG
- the trxA gene encoding thioredoxin, translated as MALEVTDANYEEVVGKADKPVVLDFWAAWCGPCKMIAPIIDELHSEYAGKAIIGKVDVDNNPGIAGKFGIRNIPTVAFIKGGQVVDKSVGAVPKAQLASKLDAIL; from the coding sequence ATGGCATTAGAAGTAACAGATGCTAACTACGAAGAGGTAGTTGGAAAAGCAGACAAACCCGTTGTATTAGATTTTTGGGCAGCGTGGTGCGGACCATGTAAAATGATTGCACCTATCATTGATGAATTGCACAGTGAATACGCCGGTAAAGCAATTATTGGAAAAGTAGATGTTGATAACAATCCTGGCATTGCCGGAAAATTTGGTATCAGAAACATTCCTACCGTTGCATTTATCAAAGGTGGACAAGTAGTTGATAAATCTGTTGGTGCTGTTCCAAAAGCACAACTGGCATCTAAATTAGATGCTATATTATAA
- the rlmD gene encoding 23S rRNA (uracil(1939)-C(5))-methyltransferase RlmD, which yields MKRADVIEIEITGYAFGGMGIGKVETAEGNFIVFVENAIPGQLVKTRIAKKRKNFAEGKLLEVLRKSKDERSDLPYQPVSGAPYIFLPIEKQREYKKISTLDQYIRIGGIKNIDSIFDEYIASPADFNYRNKMEYSFSSIRQDLITGEEEDDAFALGFKTRGTWWKVENLDQESGLFDQELETKLKEIRLYLFNTKLPAWHPPKKLGFYRHLVVRKSFDQNQLLINLVTSSQGIEQFERASFSQFMQQLLGSRLAGLQHTVNDDVADRSKIENGENQLLFGKPVVTEKILGLEFEISMESFFQTNPKSAELLYNKAIDYVVAQSKPEGSLLLDLFCGTGTIGQVIASRLDHVHVVGVDIVEQAIEDAKRNAKRNNIPNIRFFAEDAGKFLQHHPEFNGKIHTIVLDPPRAGIAPKTLNRVIELGANQIVYISCNPSTQARDAKTLLDAGYQLEKISLVDQFPHTAHIEAVALFAKDFRG from the coding sequence ATGAAAAGAGCAGATGTCATAGAAATTGAAATTACAGGCTATGCTTTTGGCGGTATGGGTATTGGTAAAGTTGAAACCGCTGAAGGTAATTTCATTGTGTTTGTAGAGAATGCTATTCCAGGTCAACTTGTTAAAACACGTATCGCAAAAAAAAGAAAAAATTTTGCCGAAGGAAAATTACTTGAAGTACTGCGTAAGTCTAAAGATGAACGCAGCGATTTACCTTATCAACCGGTATCAGGCGCACCATATATTTTTCTGCCCATTGAAAAGCAACGAGAGTACAAAAAAATTTCTACCCTTGATCAATACATCCGCATTGGCGGAATAAAAAATATTGATTCAATTTTTGATGAGTATATTGCCTCACCGGCTGATTTTAATTACCGGAATAAAATGGAATACTCCTTCTCTTCCATTCGGCAAGATTTAATTACCGGTGAAGAAGAAGATGATGCCTTTGCCTTGGGTTTTAAAACACGAGGCACCTGGTGGAAAGTAGAAAATCTTGACCAAGAATCTGGTCTTTTTGATCAAGAGCTTGAAACAAAACTGAAAGAAATCAGACTGTATTTATTCAACACAAAACTTCCTGCATGGCATCCACCAAAAAAACTTGGATTCTATAGACATTTAGTTGTGCGCAAATCGTTTGATCAAAATCAATTGCTAATAAATCTTGTCACCTCATCACAGGGTATTGAACAATTTGAGCGCGCGTCATTTTCACAATTCATGCAACAATTATTGGGTAGTCGTTTAGCAGGCTTACAGCATACAGTGAATGATGATGTTGCAGATCGGTCTAAAATTGAAAATGGAGAAAATCAATTATTATTTGGGAAACCTGTTGTAACAGAAAAAATTTTAGGACTTGAGTTTGAAATCAGCATGGAAAGTTTTTTTCAAACCAATCCCAAAAGTGCGGAATTATTATACAACAAGGCAATTGATTACGTGGTTGCACAATCTAAACCTGAAGGAAGTTTATTGCTTGATTTATTCTGTGGTACCGGCACCATTGGTCAGGTCATTGCATCGCGATTAGATCATGTGCATGTTGTTGGCGTTGATATAGTGGAGCAAGCCATAGAAGATGCAAAACGAAACGCAAAACGAAATAATATTCCGAACATTCGTTTTTTTGCTGAAGACGCCGGAAAATTTTTACAACACCATCCTGAGTTCAACGGTAAAATTCACACCATAGTGTTGGATCCTCCTCGCGCAGGAATTGCGCCTAAAACACTCAATCGCGTAATTGAATTGGGTGCTAATCAAATCGTCTACATCTCATGTAATCCATCAACCCAGGCACGTGATGCTAAAACTTTGCTTGATGCCGGATATCAATTAGAAAAAATTTCTCTGGTTGATCAGTTTCCACACACCGCTCACATTGAAGCAGTGGCTTTGTTTGCTAAGGACTTTAGGGGTTAG
- a CDS encoding T9SS type A sorting domain-containing protein, with product MKKHLLISAICIGLTTVFNLTNAQTTNYVLNFNGGNNYVDLGNAFGSNIRSIEFWFKPNINTWNRPLVIRAMNMAYKRGMDRLVGAIYFVRDHGVLHEIKTNDIFWDAGTWYHVCGTIDESTGMKLYINGILQSQTDPTCTNPIPSSGEITAIGTWGDAFVRNYNGQIDELRFWNRSLSQTEIQSKMCYWLTPANETGLVGYWKMNEGSGSTIIDATSGSNNGTVISATFIQDSLCFSGYFSGNEENNQTNTSIFPNPFSLQTTLWTSDQLQNAALYIVNVNGQTVKEIKNINGQTVILSRENLASGLYFARLTQDNQVIATFKIVITD from the coding sequence ATGAAAAAGCATTTACTCATCTCAGCAATTTGTATTGGACTGACAACGGTTTTTAACTTGACAAATGCCCAGACGACAAATTATGTTTTAAACTTCAACGGTGGCAATAATTATGTTGATTTAGGCAATGCCTTTGGAAGTAATATCCGCAGTATTGAATTTTGGTTCAAGCCCAATATAAACACCTGGAACAGACCCTTAGTTATAAGAGCAATGAATATGGCTTATAAGAGGGGAATGGACAGGTTGGTTGGGGCAATTTATTTTGTGCGTGACCATGGTGTCCTTCACGAAATAAAAACCAATGACATTTTTTGGGATGCTGGCACCTGGTATCACGTTTGCGGAACAATTGATGAAAGCACAGGAATGAAACTTTACATAAACGGAATTTTACAAAGCCAAACCGACCCTACATGCACCAATCCAATCCCATCAAGCGGAGAAATTACCGCAATTGGAACTTGGGGTGATGCTTTTGTCCGCAATTACAATGGACAAATTGACGAACTCCGTTTTTGGAACCGCTCATTATCTCAGACAGAAATACAATCTAAAATGTGTTACTGGCTAACGCCTGCAAATGAAACTGGACTTGTCGGCTACTGGAAAATGAATGAGGGTAGCGGTTCTACAATTATTGATGCTACTTCTGGCTCTAACAATGGCACAGTAATAAGCGCAACTTTCATTCAAGACAGTCTTTGCTTTAGTGGATATTTTTCCGGCAATGAAGAAAATAATCAAACGAATACCTCCATTTTCCCTAACCCATTTTCCTTGCAGACAACTCTGTGGACATCGGACCAGTTGCAAAACGCAGCGCTCTATATAGTGAACGTTAACGGACAGACAGTAAAAGAAATAAAAAACATCAACGGGCAGACAGTCATTCTCTCTCGCGAAAATCTCGCAAGCGGGCTGTATTTCGCAAGGTTGACACAAGACAATCAGGTAATCGCAACATTCAAAATCGTAATCACCGACTGA
- the dnaX gene encoding DNA polymerase III subunit gamma/tau, whose product MSNFVVSARKYRPQTFESVVGQGSVTVTLKNAIRNKQLAQAFLFFGSRGVGKTTTARILAKTINCLNLSTDIEPCNTCESCKSFNEGHSFNILELDAASNNSVDDIRNLIDQVRIAPQIGNHKIFIIDEVHMLSAQAFNAFLKTLEEPPAHAVFILATTEKHKIIPTILSRCQIFDFHRIQIADIVKQLQGIASKENIQAEEKALHIIAQKADGAMRDALSIFDQIVSYSNRNVTYQSVLENLNVLDYAYYFKIVDAALSGNIPANLLVYNDILAKGFDGGQFLIGLAEHLRNLLVCKDDTTISLLEVPADIKAQYQAQASAAETEFLLVGLDLLRDAEIQFKSAKNKRLIVEISLMKFTSILSSLKKQAVS is encoded by the coding sequence ATGAGTAATTTTGTTGTATCAGCACGTAAGTATCGGCCGCAAACATTTGAATCTGTAGTTGGACAAGGGTCAGTTACGGTGACTCTTAAAAATGCTATCCGGAATAAACAACTTGCGCAGGCGTTTTTATTTTTCGGTTCAAGAGGAGTGGGTAAGACTACCACCGCCCGTATTCTGGCAAAAACTATCAATTGTTTGAATTTATCAACTGATATTGAACCATGCAATACCTGTGAATCGTGCAAATCATTTAATGAAGGACATTCATTTAATATTCTTGAATTAGATGCTGCTTCAAATAACTCAGTTGATGATATCCGGAATTTGATTGATCAGGTGCGCATTGCGCCGCAAATTGGTAACCATAAAATCTTCATCATTGACGAGGTTCACATGCTTTCAGCGCAGGCGTTTAATGCTTTTTTAAAAACGTTGGAAGAGCCGCCGGCACATGCTGTTTTTATTTTAGCTACTACAGAGAAACATAAAATTATTCCTACCATTTTGTCCCGTTGTCAGATTTTTGATTTTCATAGAATTCAGATTGCGGATATCGTAAAACAATTGCAGGGCATTGCGTCAAAAGAAAATATTCAGGCAGAAGAAAAGGCTTTGCATATCATTGCGCAAAAGGCAGATGGCGCCATGCGTGATGCACTTTCCATTTTTGATCAGATTGTCTCCTACAGCAATAGAAATGTTACTTACCAATCTGTTTTAGAAAATCTGAATGTGTTGGATTACGCATATTATTTCAAAATTGTTGATGCAGCACTTTCAGGAAATATTCCGGCCAATTTATTAGTGTATAATGACATTCTTGCTAAAGGTTTTGACGGCGGACAATTTTTAATTGGGTTGGCTGAACATCTAAGAAATTTATTGGTGTGTAAAGATGATACCACTATTTCATTACTTGAAGTTCCGGCTGATATCAAAGCGCAATATCAGGCACAGGCAAGTGCTGCTGAAACTGAATTTTTATTGGTTGGTTTAGATTTGCTGCGCGATGCTGAAATCCAATTCAAGTCGGCAAAAAACAAACGACTCATCGTTGAAATTTCTCTGATGAAATTTACATCCATCTTATCTTCATTAAAAAAACAGGCAGTATCTTAA